The following are from one region of the Corythoichthys intestinalis isolate RoL2023-P3 chromosome 17, ASM3026506v1, whole genome shotgun sequence genome:
- the LOC130906019 gene encoding mucin-2 isoform X2, giving the protein MVSKEPNHLLSGQTNGKSALAEKSGTMTVRSVLLNRDSPDIESRLRRRRNRTHQVRFKDLEDGSSSSGNSGTGENSNHQRSTTDCDSPHPLRKNSSRPPKGPWGGKDGPHTDSLPGQTSVVGAVRGDMASTIEVVAAFLARAPPHPLTPGPTRRCWAPPQINSLTLPMTRKPSTSTAIQTSPCLKKSLSSTHTRTHSLGDSLGIDGDDEHDSQDEYLTNNHKESSSSRDLNGPQAPADRTIIERRPKSSRADMKSTVEVTKISRYSCPPSVLHNTELFHCPNTSSRDGPKRQGSVTPSLVRRRKRLNRTTSDPGKEVHYCTTPTQTETPHSTLPHSNIRLSRVQTECMSTHSKYCTTQIQTEVKIQNSSSNSTPPLNVTQCTTQIQTDSLLPSATDHQPSQMQTSSPCASPPPLESPNSDQIEFESPIAANVTQDPFPTQITTVPYCSSPPPPSAPSQKPEACTEPSCFSSIEPASVSSPPSTALPFSCSETTVIQNSIPYYTHMTPTGSNSVLPVCSTPLPAASACSTGNSTSLAPNMASPVTLTCLTPAPVNNPGVAPCDPRHQTASQPQPRNVYPATNQTPCTIVTQTALSCTSISYYTTTHAAGPLHNSSTPSCATLIQTLAHCNIPCQPLQNASSVSMGMAIYTSPVPKLTTCKSPPPLVNIPNVHHCATPTKAVPLYSFRAAPPYTPPSQAPLNTQEKRGIRLPPPAPPPPPYTPRKKGNDPPTAAVRTPALRAESKANEMDKDEEKEKKGDVKSRDKEKLCERASSLKQRAKTPPVCVVKGEKPSSPAKACFKSSCLSSAQAQLGVLHKILCAGANAPNSQHAIPPNQQGYSGAKGCAVSEEMPLTPTQADTLRQVQEILGGLVSGARCKLDPARVTEKLLGPNGPLRDIRSLQSHLHSLEGVLETSQNTIKILLDVIQDLEKKEAERDGHSYRTGQDIENCGTCRDCACIIYSVEHDFRLQEGQVVRTWKVGDPPEGSPQTSTPPSSTPSQQDSPQAVRPTATAKKNRKKCFWFL; this is encoded by the coding sequence ATGGTGAGCAAAGAGCCCAACCACTTGCTGTCAGGCCAAACCAACGGGAAGAGTGCCCTGGCGGAAAAGTCTGGAACAATGACTGTGCGTTCGGTGCTGCTCAATCGTGACTCTCCGGACATTGAGAGTCGACTGAGGCGGCGCCGCAACCGCACTCACCAGGTTCGCTTTAAAGACCTGGAAGacggcagcagcagcagcggcAATAGTGGCACGGGAGAGAACAGCAACCACCAGAGGTCGACGACAGACTGCGATAGTCCTCATCCTCTGCGCAAAAACAGCAGCAGGCCCCCTAAAGGACCATGGGGGGGAAAGGATGGACCACATACTGACAGCCTACCCGGTCAGACCTCTGTGGTAGGAGCAGTGCGTGGAGACATGGCTAGTACAATCGAGGTTGTGGCTGCTTTTTTGGCCAGGGCCCCTCCCCATCCACTGACACCTGGTCCTACTCGTCGATGCTGGGCACCACCACAAATTAACTCCCTGACCTTGCCAATGACACGAAAACCAAGCACCAGCACAGCCATTCAAACCTCACCATGCCTGAAAAAGTCGCTCTCTTCCACGCACACTCGTACCCACAGCCTAGGAGATTCTTTGGGCATAGATGGTGATGATGAACACGACTCCCAAGATGAATACCTTACAAACAACCATAAGGAATCCTCGAGCTCAAGGGATCTTAATGGTCCTCAAGCGCCTGCAGATCGAACTATAATTGAACGGAGACCAAAATCATCCAGGGCGGACATGAAATCAACTGTTGAGGTCACAAAAATCTCTAGGTATAGTTGTCCTCCATCAGTCCTTCACAACACCGAGCTATTCCACTGTCCGAACACGTCAAGCCGAGATGGCCCTAAGCGTCAGGGAAGTGTCACGCCCTCGCTGGTCCGGAGGAGAAAGCGTCTGAACAGGACAACAAGCGATCCTGGAAAAGAAGTTCACTATTGCACCACTCCTACTCAGACTGAGACCCCTCATTCAACTCTGCCGCATTCAAATATCAGACTTTCACGAGTCCAAACCGAGTGCATGTCTACCCATTCAAAATATTGCACTACACAAATTCAAACCGAAGTCAAGATTCAAAACAGCAGCTCCAATTCGACCCCCCCTTTAAATGTTACACAGTGCACCACACAGATACAAACAGATTCTCTCTTGCCTTCAGCTACAGACCATCAACCATCCCAGATGCAAACTTCCAGCCCCTGTGCTTCTCCACCTCCGCTGGAATCACCAAACTCAGATCAAATTGAATTTGAGAGTCCTATAGCGGCAAATGTGACACAGGATCCTTTCCCCACGCAAATAACTACTGTGCCTTACTGTTCATCTCCGCCTCCTCCAAGTGCACCGTCACAGAAACCTGAAGCATGCACTGAGCCATCTTGCTTCTCGTCAATTGAGCCAGCAAGTGTCTCCTCGCCTCCCTCCACAGCCCTTCCTTTTTCTTGCTCTGAAACCACTGTAATCCAAAACTCCATCCCATACTATACTCATATGACACCGACAGGATCCAACAGtgtactacctgtctgttccacTCCATTGCCAGCAGCATCAGCATGCTCTACTGGAAACAGCACTTCTCTTGCCCCAAATATGGCATCACCAGTTACCCTCACATGTCTCACTCCAGCTCCTGTAAATAACCCAGGTGTGGCTCCCTGTGACCCCAGACACCAAACTGCTTCTCAACCACAGCCACGAAACGTGTATCCGGCTACAAATCAAACTCCATGCACAATTGTAACGCAAACTGCTTTGTCTTGCACCTCCATCTCCTATTACACTACAACCCATGCAGCAGGCCCTCTCCACAATTCCTCAACTCCTTCGTGTGCAACCCTCATACAAACCCTAGCGCACTGCAACATTCCATGTCAACCATTGCAAAATGCCTCCTCGGTCAGCATGGGCATGGCAATCTACACCTCTCCAGTCCCAAAACTAACAACGTGCAAATCTCCACCGCCACTGGTCAATATTCCGAATGTGCACCATTGCGCAACGCCAACAAAGGCCGTTCCTCTGTACTCGTTTCGAGCAGCACCACCATACACACCTCCCTCTCAGGCCCCCTTGAACACTCAGGAAAAGAGGGGCATTAGACTCCCACCTCctgcaccaccaccaccaccctaCACGCCACGTAAAAAGGGAAATGACCCGCCGACGGCTGCAGTCCGTACACCTGCGCTCAGGGCAGAGAGCAAGGCCAACGAGATGGATAAAGATGAGGAGAAAGAGAAGAAAGGAGATGTAAAATCTAGAGACAAAGAAAAGCTCTGTGAGAGAGCCAGCTCTCTTAAGCAGAGGGCTAAAACTCCACCAGTTTGTGTGGTGAAGGGAGAAAAACCGTCTTCTCCCGCCAAGGCCTGTTTTAAGTCTAGCTGTCTCAGCTCAGCTCAGGCTCAGCTTGGGGTACTACACAAAATCCTCTGTGCAGGAGCCAATGCTCCCAACAGCCAACACGCAATCCCTCCAAACCAGCAGGGTTATTCCGGGGCCAAGGGTTGTGCAGTTTCCGAGGAAATGCCTCTGACTCCTACCCAAGCTGACACGCTGAGACAGGTGCAGGAGATTCTGGGAGGGTTGGTGTCTGGAGCTAGGTGTAAGTTGGACCCAGCCCGAGTGACAGAGAAGCTCCTGGGTCCCAACGGGCCATTACGAGACATTCGAAGCCTTCAGAGTCATCTCCACAGCCTGGAGGGGGTCTTAGAGACTAGCCAGAATACCATCAAGATCCTACTGGATGTAATACAAGATTTGGAGAAGAAGGAGGCTGAACGAGATGG
- the LOC130906019 gene encoding mucin-2 isoform X1, whose amino-acid sequence MVSKEPNHLLSGQTNGKSALAEKSGTMTVRSVLLNRDSPDIESRLRRRRNRTHQVRFKDLEDGSSSSGNSGTGENSNHQRSTTDCDSPHPLRKNSSRPPKGPWGGKDGPHTDSLPGQTSVVGAVRGDMASTIEVVAAFLARAPPHPLTPGPTRRCWAPPQINSLTLPMTRKPSTSTAIQTSPCLKKSLSSTHTRTHSLGDSLGIDGDDEHDSQDEYLTNNHKESSSSRDLNGPQAPADRTIIERRPKSSRADMKSTVEVTKISRYSCPPSVLHNTELFHCPNTSSRDGPKRQGSVTPSLVRRRKRLNRTTSDPGKEVHYCTTPTQTETPHSTLPHSNIRLSRVQTECMSTHSKYCTTQIQTEVKIQNSSSNSTPPLNVTQCTTQIQTDSLLPSATDHQPSQMQTSSPCASPPPLESPNSDQIEFESPIAANVTQDPFPTQITTVPYCSSPPPPSAPSQKPEACTEPSCFSSIEPASVSSPPSTALPFSCSETTVIQNSIPYYTHMTPTGSNSVLPVCSTPLPAASACSTGNSTSLAPNMASPVTLTCLTPAPVNNPGVAPCDPRHQTASQPQPRNVYPATNQTPCTIVTQTALSCTSISYYTTTHAAGPLHNSSTPSCATLIQTLAHCNIPCQPLQNASSVSMGMAIYTSPVPKLTTCKSPPPLVNIPNVHHCATPTKAVPLYSFRAAPPYTPPSQAPLNTQEKRGIRLPPPAPPPPPYTPRKKGNDPPTAAVRTPALRAESKANEMDKDEEKEKKGDVKSRDKEKLCERASSLKQRAKTPPVCVVKGEKPSSPAKACFKSSCLSSAQAQLGVLHKILCAGANAPNSQHAIPPNQQGYSGAKGCAVSEEMPLTPTQADTLRQVQEILGGLVSGARCKLDPARVTEKLLGPNGPLRDIRSLQSHLHSLEGVLETSQNTIKILLDVIQDLEKKEAERDGRHSYRTGQDIENCGTCRDCACIIYSVEHDFRLQEGQVVRTWKVGDPPEGSPQTSTPPSSTPSQQDSPQAVRPTATAKKNRKKCFWFL is encoded by the coding sequence ATGGTGAGCAAAGAGCCCAACCACTTGCTGTCAGGCCAAACCAACGGGAAGAGTGCCCTGGCGGAAAAGTCTGGAACAATGACTGTGCGTTCGGTGCTGCTCAATCGTGACTCTCCGGACATTGAGAGTCGACTGAGGCGGCGCCGCAACCGCACTCACCAGGTTCGCTTTAAAGACCTGGAAGacggcagcagcagcagcggcAATAGTGGCACGGGAGAGAACAGCAACCACCAGAGGTCGACGACAGACTGCGATAGTCCTCATCCTCTGCGCAAAAACAGCAGCAGGCCCCCTAAAGGACCATGGGGGGGAAAGGATGGACCACATACTGACAGCCTACCCGGTCAGACCTCTGTGGTAGGAGCAGTGCGTGGAGACATGGCTAGTACAATCGAGGTTGTGGCTGCTTTTTTGGCCAGGGCCCCTCCCCATCCACTGACACCTGGTCCTACTCGTCGATGCTGGGCACCACCACAAATTAACTCCCTGACCTTGCCAATGACACGAAAACCAAGCACCAGCACAGCCATTCAAACCTCACCATGCCTGAAAAAGTCGCTCTCTTCCACGCACACTCGTACCCACAGCCTAGGAGATTCTTTGGGCATAGATGGTGATGATGAACACGACTCCCAAGATGAATACCTTACAAACAACCATAAGGAATCCTCGAGCTCAAGGGATCTTAATGGTCCTCAAGCGCCTGCAGATCGAACTATAATTGAACGGAGACCAAAATCATCCAGGGCGGACATGAAATCAACTGTTGAGGTCACAAAAATCTCTAGGTATAGTTGTCCTCCATCAGTCCTTCACAACACCGAGCTATTCCACTGTCCGAACACGTCAAGCCGAGATGGCCCTAAGCGTCAGGGAAGTGTCACGCCCTCGCTGGTCCGGAGGAGAAAGCGTCTGAACAGGACAACAAGCGATCCTGGAAAAGAAGTTCACTATTGCACCACTCCTACTCAGACTGAGACCCCTCATTCAACTCTGCCGCATTCAAATATCAGACTTTCACGAGTCCAAACCGAGTGCATGTCTACCCATTCAAAATATTGCACTACACAAATTCAAACCGAAGTCAAGATTCAAAACAGCAGCTCCAATTCGACCCCCCCTTTAAATGTTACACAGTGCACCACACAGATACAAACAGATTCTCTCTTGCCTTCAGCTACAGACCATCAACCATCCCAGATGCAAACTTCCAGCCCCTGTGCTTCTCCACCTCCGCTGGAATCACCAAACTCAGATCAAATTGAATTTGAGAGTCCTATAGCGGCAAATGTGACACAGGATCCTTTCCCCACGCAAATAACTACTGTGCCTTACTGTTCATCTCCGCCTCCTCCAAGTGCACCGTCACAGAAACCTGAAGCATGCACTGAGCCATCTTGCTTCTCGTCAATTGAGCCAGCAAGTGTCTCCTCGCCTCCCTCCACAGCCCTTCCTTTTTCTTGCTCTGAAACCACTGTAATCCAAAACTCCATCCCATACTATACTCATATGACACCGACAGGATCCAACAGtgtactacctgtctgttccacTCCATTGCCAGCAGCATCAGCATGCTCTACTGGAAACAGCACTTCTCTTGCCCCAAATATGGCATCACCAGTTACCCTCACATGTCTCACTCCAGCTCCTGTAAATAACCCAGGTGTGGCTCCCTGTGACCCCAGACACCAAACTGCTTCTCAACCACAGCCACGAAACGTGTATCCGGCTACAAATCAAACTCCATGCACAATTGTAACGCAAACTGCTTTGTCTTGCACCTCCATCTCCTATTACACTACAACCCATGCAGCAGGCCCTCTCCACAATTCCTCAACTCCTTCGTGTGCAACCCTCATACAAACCCTAGCGCACTGCAACATTCCATGTCAACCATTGCAAAATGCCTCCTCGGTCAGCATGGGCATGGCAATCTACACCTCTCCAGTCCCAAAACTAACAACGTGCAAATCTCCACCGCCACTGGTCAATATTCCGAATGTGCACCATTGCGCAACGCCAACAAAGGCCGTTCCTCTGTACTCGTTTCGAGCAGCACCACCATACACACCTCCCTCTCAGGCCCCCTTGAACACTCAGGAAAAGAGGGGCATTAGACTCCCACCTCctgcaccaccaccaccaccctaCACGCCACGTAAAAAGGGAAATGACCCGCCGACGGCTGCAGTCCGTACACCTGCGCTCAGGGCAGAGAGCAAGGCCAACGAGATGGATAAAGATGAGGAGAAAGAGAAGAAAGGAGATGTAAAATCTAGAGACAAAGAAAAGCTCTGTGAGAGAGCCAGCTCTCTTAAGCAGAGGGCTAAAACTCCACCAGTTTGTGTGGTGAAGGGAGAAAAACCGTCTTCTCCCGCCAAGGCCTGTTTTAAGTCTAGCTGTCTCAGCTCAGCTCAGGCTCAGCTTGGGGTACTACACAAAATCCTCTGTGCAGGAGCCAATGCTCCCAACAGCCAACACGCAATCCCTCCAAACCAGCAGGGTTATTCCGGGGCCAAGGGTTGTGCAGTTTCCGAGGAAATGCCTCTGACTCCTACCCAAGCTGACACGCTGAGACAGGTGCAGGAGATTCTGGGAGGGTTGGTGTCTGGAGCTAGGTGTAAGTTGGACCCAGCCCGAGTGACAGAGAAGCTCCTGGGTCCCAACGGGCCATTACGAGACATTCGAAGCCTTCAGAGTCATCTCCACAGCCTGGAGGGGGTCTTAGAGACTAGCCAGAATACCATCAAGATCCTACTGGATGTAATACAAGATTTGGAGAAGAAGGAGGCTGAACGAGATGG
- the LOC130906019 gene encoding mucin-2 isoform X3, whose translation MVSKEPNHLLSGQTNGKSALAEKSGTMTVRSVLLNRDSPDIESRLRRRRNRTHQVRFKDLEDGSSSSGNSGTGENSNHQRSTTDCDSPHPLRKNSSRPPKGPWGGKDGPHTDSLPGQTSVVGAVRGDMASTIEVVAAFLARAPPHPLTPGPTRRCWAPPQINSLTLPMTRKPSTSTAIQTSPCLKKSLSSTHTRTHSLGDSLGIDGDDEHDSQDEYLTNNHKESSSSRDLNGPQAPADRTIIERRPKSSRADMKSTVEVTKISRYSCPPSVLHNTELFHCPNTSSRDGPKRQGSVTPSLVRRRKRLNRTTSDPGKEVHYCTTPTQTETPHSTLPHSNIRLSRVQTECMSTHSKYCTTQIQTEVKIQNSSSNSTPPLNVTQCTTQIQTDSLLPSATDHQPSQMQTSSPCASPPPLESPNSDQIEFESPIAANVTQDPFPTQITTVPYCSSPPPPSAPSQKPEACTEPSCFSSIEPASVSSPPSTALPFSCSETTVIQNSIPYYTHMTPTGSNSVLPVCSTPLPAASACSTGNSTSLAPNMASPVTLTCLTPAPVNNPGVAPCDPRHQTASQPQPRNVYPATNQTPCTIVTQTALSCTSISYYTTTHAAGPLHNSSTPSCATLIQTLAHCNIPCQPLQNASSVSMGMAIYTSPVPKLTTCKSPPPLVNIPNVHHCATPTKAVPLYSFRAAPPYTPPSQAPLNTQEKRGIRLPPPAPPPPPYTPRKKGNDPPTAAVRTPALRAESKANEMDKDEEKEKKGDVKSRDKEKLCERASSLKQRAKTPPVCVVKGEKPSSPAKACFKSSCLSSAQAQLGVLHKILCAGANAPNSQHAIPPNQQGYSGAKGCAVSEEMPLTPTQADTLRQVQEILGGLVSGARCKLDPARVTEKLLGPNGPLRDIRSLQSHLHSLEGVLETSQNTIKILLDVIQDLEKKEAERDGRHSYRTGQDIENCGTCRDCACIIYRWMSLGPGAADHRQQLT comes from the coding sequence ATGGTGAGCAAAGAGCCCAACCACTTGCTGTCAGGCCAAACCAACGGGAAGAGTGCCCTGGCGGAAAAGTCTGGAACAATGACTGTGCGTTCGGTGCTGCTCAATCGTGACTCTCCGGACATTGAGAGTCGACTGAGGCGGCGCCGCAACCGCACTCACCAGGTTCGCTTTAAAGACCTGGAAGacggcagcagcagcagcggcAATAGTGGCACGGGAGAGAACAGCAACCACCAGAGGTCGACGACAGACTGCGATAGTCCTCATCCTCTGCGCAAAAACAGCAGCAGGCCCCCTAAAGGACCATGGGGGGGAAAGGATGGACCACATACTGACAGCCTACCCGGTCAGACCTCTGTGGTAGGAGCAGTGCGTGGAGACATGGCTAGTACAATCGAGGTTGTGGCTGCTTTTTTGGCCAGGGCCCCTCCCCATCCACTGACACCTGGTCCTACTCGTCGATGCTGGGCACCACCACAAATTAACTCCCTGACCTTGCCAATGACACGAAAACCAAGCACCAGCACAGCCATTCAAACCTCACCATGCCTGAAAAAGTCGCTCTCTTCCACGCACACTCGTACCCACAGCCTAGGAGATTCTTTGGGCATAGATGGTGATGATGAACACGACTCCCAAGATGAATACCTTACAAACAACCATAAGGAATCCTCGAGCTCAAGGGATCTTAATGGTCCTCAAGCGCCTGCAGATCGAACTATAATTGAACGGAGACCAAAATCATCCAGGGCGGACATGAAATCAACTGTTGAGGTCACAAAAATCTCTAGGTATAGTTGTCCTCCATCAGTCCTTCACAACACCGAGCTATTCCACTGTCCGAACACGTCAAGCCGAGATGGCCCTAAGCGTCAGGGAAGTGTCACGCCCTCGCTGGTCCGGAGGAGAAAGCGTCTGAACAGGACAACAAGCGATCCTGGAAAAGAAGTTCACTATTGCACCACTCCTACTCAGACTGAGACCCCTCATTCAACTCTGCCGCATTCAAATATCAGACTTTCACGAGTCCAAACCGAGTGCATGTCTACCCATTCAAAATATTGCACTACACAAATTCAAACCGAAGTCAAGATTCAAAACAGCAGCTCCAATTCGACCCCCCCTTTAAATGTTACACAGTGCACCACACAGATACAAACAGATTCTCTCTTGCCTTCAGCTACAGACCATCAACCATCCCAGATGCAAACTTCCAGCCCCTGTGCTTCTCCACCTCCGCTGGAATCACCAAACTCAGATCAAATTGAATTTGAGAGTCCTATAGCGGCAAATGTGACACAGGATCCTTTCCCCACGCAAATAACTACTGTGCCTTACTGTTCATCTCCGCCTCCTCCAAGTGCACCGTCACAGAAACCTGAAGCATGCACTGAGCCATCTTGCTTCTCGTCAATTGAGCCAGCAAGTGTCTCCTCGCCTCCCTCCACAGCCCTTCCTTTTTCTTGCTCTGAAACCACTGTAATCCAAAACTCCATCCCATACTATACTCATATGACACCGACAGGATCCAACAGtgtactacctgtctgttccacTCCATTGCCAGCAGCATCAGCATGCTCTACTGGAAACAGCACTTCTCTTGCCCCAAATATGGCATCACCAGTTACCCTCACATGTCTCACTCCAGCTCCTGTAAATAACCCAGGTGTGGCTCCCTGTGACCCCAGACACCAAACTGCTTCTCAACCACAGCCACGAAACGTGTATCCGGCTACAAATCAAACTCCATGCACAATTGTAACGCAAACTGCTTTGTCTTGCACCTCCATCTCCTATTACACTACAACCCATGCAGCAGGCCCTCTCCACAATTCCTCAACTCCTTCGTGTGCAACCCTCATACAAACCCTAGCGCACTGCAACATTCCATGTCAACCATTGCAAAATGCCTCCTCGGTCAGCATGGGCATGGCAATCTACACCTCTCCAGTCCCAAAACTAACAACGTGCAAATCTCCACCGCCACTGGTCAATATTCCGAATGTGCACCATTGCGCAACGCCAACAAAGGCCGTTCCTCTGTACTCGTTTCGAGCAGCACCACCATACACACCTCCCTCTCAGGCCCCCTTGAACACTCAGGAAAAGAGGGGCATTAGACTCCCACCTCctgcaccaccaccaccaccctaCACGCCACGTAAAAAGGGAAATGACCCGCCGACGGCTGCAGTCCGTACACCTGCGCTCAGGGCAGAGAGCAAGGCCAACGAGATGGATAAAGATGAGGAGAAAGAGAAGAAAGGAGATGTAAAATCTAGAGACAAAGAAAAGCTCTGTGAGAGAGCCAGCTCTCTTAAGCAGAGGGCTAAAACTCCACCAGTTTGTGTGGTGAAGGGAGAAAAACCGTCTTCTCCCGCCAAGGCCTGTTTTAAGTCTAGCTGTCTCAGCTCAGCTCAGGCTCAGCTTGGGGTACTACACAAAATCCTCTGTGCAGGAGCCAATGCTCCCAACAGCCAACACGCAATCCCTCCAAACCAGCAGGGTTATTCCGGGGCCAAGGGTTGTGCAGTTTCCGAGGAAATGCCTCTGACTCCTACCCAAGCTGACACGCTGAGACAGGTGCAGGAGATTCTGGGAGGGTTGGTGTCTGGAGCTAGGTGTAAGTTGGACCCAGCCCGAGTGACAGAGAAGCTCCTGGGTCCCAACGGGCCATTACGAGACATTCGAAGCCTTCAGAGTCATCTCCACAGCCTGGAGGGGGTCTTAGAGACTAGCCAGAATACCATCAAGATCCTACTGGATGTAATACAAGATTTGGAGAAGAAGGAGGCTGAACGAGATGG